The following proteins are encoded in a genomic region of Alphaproteobacteria bacterium:
- a CDS encoding conjugal transfer protein TraG N-terminal domain-containing protein: MDYSIYTFGSGEIIEKVLNVLALLCQNENVFFRPVLALSASVGALWAGLQAMYGGNIGAFIKVWMLPTILIFNLMFVPRVTVNIIDQVDTFHHYSRVENVPVGPALIAHVSSSIAYHLTEAIEERLVPADYADLTYGKSGPMLAAYLMASSRNLVVADPILRENVKNYVDQCFTWPYLYTNIAPGKEEALKSTNILEFMKSNPHPGLGMYWKESTGKPTFMMCSKVPEKLNPAMKEESARALSRLADQVLPGISSQNPAESQKAMTLVGESAWHTIAKDSSNAHQRVEQQMIINAGREAIDDGLEKFGMQRRYARLISYSATRAEEQQNTGFLIMGATAARQLPVIQGVFLGLLLISFVFVCACTFLPGGLKIWGTWIKMMFWVQSWPVFFGILNCLGLLWLNKSVNTVLFTHGEGISWLTQNGLADASWNAYCIVQNLFFSIPFLSWALISGSGHALVSMAERVLPTVGTGLGQSIVDNTQSFDTQSFHNKTIGSMQLAQQQLGANYSLSSSTDDGRFRTTTGPSGYQNIQEHMSSTRHAINSNESIQAQFSEQLSSEQQAMQSLSESYTDSKNTALDKSYELTKAFAQGKAHVKGASESENRDIQKSAQEMLSANERYAKQHTLTEGIAWSVSAGVPLEKIPVIGPVLESIFSTGGTSDAGKQDFRQFARDTGINRDVAERLSQGFNAALTDNVSFSEDSSKRTAESFRSSMTDTQNYSSQLSAQQSKVDRLQEMSSLMESQGINITQNLNDDVLEYVAAKHNWSKETAAKWSSDHASSFREEASSYIQGWTQNISSWLESKSGPLSSTSIDDHYQSYKNSVFQKKSSMTDPSHGVRDQATQEGVGFGTASTSEQNMDQFYENTSSKVEQNSPDFGTIDQKMEGMEDRLKDTRQAAQKEFRKFDEKGVARRALKVAWDKGGKRVLEDIGLMDPNARKKLDE; this comes from the coding sequence ATGGACTATTCAATTTACACTTTTGGGAGCGGAGAGATCATTGAGAAGGTTTTAAATGTATTAGCTCTTCTGTGTCAAAACGAGAATGTCTTTTTTAGGCCTGTTTTAGCTTTATCAGCGTCCGTTGGAGCCCTATGGGCAGGGCTACAAGCCATGTATGGAGGAAACATTGGAGCGTTCATTAAGGTCTGGATGCTCCCTACTATCCTTATATTCAATCTTATGTTTGTACCTCGTGTGACTGTCAACATCATTGACCAAGTAGATACCTTCCACCATTACTCCCGGGTTGAAAACGTCCCTGTGGGCCCTGCCCTCATCGCTCATGTATCCAGCTCCATTGCCTATCATTTAACAGAAGCCATTGAAGAAAGGCTTGTCCCTGCTGATTATGCAGACCTTACGTACGGGAAATCTGGTCCCATGTTGGCAGCCTATCTTATGGCCTCCAGTCGAAATCTAGTGGTTGCAGATCCTATTCTGCGAGAGAACGTAAAAAACTATGTAGATCAATGTTTTACCTGGCCCTATTTATATACGAACATTGCGCCAGGCAAAGAGGAAGCTCTTAAAAGCACCAATATTTTAGAGTTCATGAAGAGTAATCCTCATCCAGGCCTTGGGATGTACTGGAAAGAAAGTACGGGTAAACCCACCTTTATGATGTGTTCTAAGGTGCCTGAGAAACTAAATCCAGCCATGAAAGAAGAAAGTGCCCGCGCCCTTTCCAGACTTGCTGATCAAGTTCTCCCAGGGATTTCTTCTCAAAACCCTGCAGAGTCCCAAAAAGCTATGACTTTGGTAGGAGAAAGTGCGTGGCACACCATTGCCAAAGATAGTTCCAATGCTCATCAGAGAGTGGAACAACAAATGATCATCAATGCAGGTCGAGAAGCAATAGACGACGGGCTAGAAAAGTTTGGGATGCAACGCAGATATGCTCGACTCATTTCCTATTCTGCCACCAGAGCCGAGGAGCAACAAAACACAGGATTTTTGATTATGGGGGCGACTGCTGCGAGGCAACTCCCTGTGATTCAAGGAGTGTTCCTAGGTCTTCTACTTATATCTTTCGTTTTTGTCTGTGCCTGTACCTTTCTGCCAGGAGGACTCAAAATATGGGGAACTTGGATCAAAATGATGTTTTGGGTTCAGAGCTGGCCTGTTTTCTTTGGGATTCTCAATTGTCTGGGTCTATTATGGTTGAACAAATCTGTTAATACAGTCCTCTTTACGCATGGAGAGGGTATTAGTTGGCTTACCCAAAATGGTCTTGCAGATGCTTCATGGAATGCTTACTGCATCGTTCAAAACCTCTTTTTTTCTATTCCTTTTCTATCTTGGGCGCTGATCAGTGGCAGTGGGCATGCTCTTGTCTCCATGGCGGAACGAGTACTCCCCACTGTGGGCACAGGACTTGGACAAAGCATTGTAGACAATACTCAGAGTTTTGATACGCAGAGTTTCCATAACAAAACAATTGGCAGCATGCAATTAGCTCAGCAACAATTAGGAGCCAATTATAGTTTATCCTCTTCAACTGATGATGGACGGTTTAGAACAACCACTGGGCCGTCAGGATATCAAAATATCCAAGAGCACATGAGCTCTACCCGTCATGCCATTAATTCAAATGAATCTATCCAAGCTCAGTTCAGCGAACAATTAAGCAGCGAACAACAGGCGATGCAAAGCTTATCTGAGTCCTATACGGATTCTAAAAACACAGCGCTCGATAAATCTTATGAACTGACAAAAGCCTTTGCTCAAGGAAAAGCACATGTAAAGGGAGCCTCTGAATCTGAAAATAGAGATATTCAAAAATCAGCTCAAGAAATGCTCTCTGCGAACGAGAGATACGCAAAGCAACATACCCTCACCGAAGGTATTGCCTGGAGTGTTTCAGCTGGCGTGCCTTTAGAAAAAATTCCAGTGATAGGCCCTGTGCTAGAAAGTATTTTCTCAACTGGAGGGACCTCAGATGCTGGTAAACAAGATTTTAGACAATTTGCAAGAGACACAGGGATTAATCGCGATGTTGCAGAACGGTTGAGTCAAGGATTCAATGCAGCTTTAACCGATAATGTGAGTTTCTCAGAAGACTCTTCCAAAAGAACAGCTGAGTCATTTAGGTCGAGCATGACAGATACTCAAAACTATAGCTCTCAACTTTCTGCTCAACAAAGCAAAGTTGACCGCTTACAAGAAATGAGTTCTCTCATGGAATCTCAAGGAATCAACATTACTCAAAATCTTAACGATGACGTCTTAGAGTATGTAGCAGCTAAACACAATTGGAGCAAAGAAACAGCTGCAAAATGGTCTTCAGATCATGCCTCTTCCTTCAGAGAAGAAGCTTCCAGCTACATTCAAGGTTGGACACAAAATATCAGCTCATGGTTAGAATCAAAATCAGGGCCTTTAAGTAGTACTTCCATAGATGATCACTATCAATCCTATAAAAATAGTGTCTTCCAAAAGAAGTCCTCTATGACCGATCCCTCTCATGGAGTGAGAGACCAAGCCACTCAAGAAGGAGTTGGATTCGGTACGGCTTCAACATCTGAGCAAAACATGGATCAATTCTACGAAAATACATCGTCTAAAGTTGAGCAGAATTCTCCTGACTTTGGAACTATTGATCAAAAAATGGAGGGAATGGAGGATAGGCTAAAAGACACGAGACAAGCTGCTCAAAAAGAGTTTAGAAAGTTTGATGAAAAAGGAGTCGCCCGCCGCGCCCTAAAAGTGGCTTGGGACAAAGGAGGCAAAAGAGTATTAGAAGATATTGGTTTGATGGATCCAAACGCTCGAAAGAAATTAGACGAATGA
- a CDS encoding conjugal transfer protein TraH has protein sequence MKKLRIMGRYLRFSVFIVLIILPVAGHSMTNAMDKFFRAMGTDVNTSGPGSFKNQAAGYYTGGGLMVRQKNWAYQPITISPPSFNAGCSGIDAYFGGVSFMGGEQLGNLLRQMGTQAQTYALQLALKTMAPQIENLLSSLRKMALDFNSLMVGDCRQVQQIFASALPKGTAFQEHACIDVKKQGGGEDWFGAKEKCRSPDKIAEGAKQAQEKNPDQLSGEYNLIWHILKKLTGEGLLPDEEKEFWQTMTGTIVHRQEGDRFIHIPYAGKAADDRTWDTLLRGGTLDGLSCEGDKSKCLRPKSVPLTLKEGLKDKISKKIYELQDKYTEGKALSEHDILFLNDVVSVPLWKYIQVFSAAGGSANFEPILDYIALQLLLSQLEKILSEVESHLHLLEAHQQESSQLEAFGKRLQGLKTQLKLRQGPLTYQAIFQLNQMVEMEEKRIRLINGLNS, from the coding sequence ATGAAAAAATTACGCATTATGGGACGATATTTAAGGTTTTCTGTTTTCATAGTCTTAATCATTTTGCCAGTTGCAGGGCACTCCATGACAAACGCGATGGATAAGTTTTTTAGAGCCATGGGAACAGATGTGAATACCTCAGGTCCGGGATCTTTTAAGAATCAAGCAGCGGGATATTATACAGGCGGAGGGTTGATGGTGAGACAGAAAAATTGGGCATATCAGCCTATCACCATTTCTCCCCCTTCTTTTAATGCAGGATGTAGCGGTATTGATGCATATTTTGGGGGTGTTTCTTTTATGGGTGGAGAGCAGTTGGGGAATTTATTAAGGCAGATGGGCACTCAAGCCCAAACATACGCCCTGCAACTAGCTTTAAAGACCATGGCACCCCAAATTGAAAATCTCCTCTCTTCACTCCGTAAAATGGCCTTGGATTTTAATTCTCTCATGGTGGGAGACTGTCGACAGGTCCAACAAATCTTTGCGTCAGCCCTCCCAAAAGGGACAGCTTTTCAAGAACACGCTTGTATCGATGTTAAAAAACAAGGAGGGGGAGAAGATTGGTTTGGGGCAAAAGAAAAATGTAGATCCCCTGATAAAATAGCTGAAGGAGCGAAACAAGCTCAAGAAAAGAATCCAGATCAACTCTCAGGCGAATATAATCTTATCTGGCATATTTTGAAAAAACTTACCGGGGAAGGCCTTTTACCAGATGAAGAAAAAGAATTCTGGCAGACCATGACAGGAACTATTGTTCATCGACAAGAAGGAGACCGTTTTATTCATATTCCCTATGCAGGGAAAGCCGCTGACGATAGGACTTGGGATACGTTATTACGAGGAGGCACTTTGGACGGATTATCTTGTGAGGGAGATAAGAGCAAATGCTTGAGACCTAAAAGCGTTCCATTGACTCTCAAAGAAGGTCTTAAAGACAAAATATCTAAAAAAATATATGAACTTCAAGATAAATATACAGAGGGCAAAGCTTTATCTGAACACGACATCCTCTTTCTTAATGATGTAGTGTCTGTTCCCTTATGGAAGTATATCCAAGTATTTTCTGCTGCAGGAGGATCCGCTAACTTTGAACCTATCTTAGATTACATAGCTTTGCAGCTCTTGCTCTCCCAATTAGAGAAGATTCTGTCAGAGGTCGAATCCCACCTACATCTTTTAGAGGCCCATCAGCAAGAAAGTTCTCAACTTGAAGCCTTTGGTAAAAGACTTCAGGGGTTAAAAACCCAATTAAAGCTAAGGCAAGGCCCCCTCACCTATCAAGCCATCTTTCAATTGAATCAAATGGTAGAGATGGAAGAAAAAAGGATCAGGCTTATAAACGGACTCAATTCTTAA
- a CDS encoding PDDEXK nuclease domain-containing protein, translating to MNLDKSYKSYIETLKKEIATARIKANLAVNKELVLLYWKIGKHVLEMQEKEGWGAKVIEQVSYDLRKEFPEMRGLGVSNLHYMRRFSAEYEGDLILQGPLGEITWYHNLALMDKIKNTENRLWYARKTIENGWSRNVLVHQIESNLYGRQGKAITNFKETLPALESDLAHELVKSPYNLEFLNIAEEVHEKDLENALINNIRNFLLELGKGFSFVGNQYHIELEGEDYYLDLLFYHLKLRCYVIIELKTGRFLPEHAGKMNFYLNLVDHQLRHKDDSPSIGIILCKDKRNITVKYSLDGLKRPLGVSEYKLNKELEKKIKESLPDEMELKEELTEELEKNEENIQ from the coding sequence ATGAACCTCGATAAATCTTACAAATCCTATATAGAAACCCTAAAAAAAGAAATTGCAACAGCACGGATCAAAGCCAATCTTGCTGTTAACAAAGAGTTGGTTCTCCTTTACTGGAAAATTGGGAAACATGTTCTTGAAATGCAAGAAAAAGAAGGCTGGGGTGCGAAAGTAATTGAGCAAGTATCCTATGATTTAAGAAAAGAGTTTCCAGAAATGAGGGGTTTGGGTGTCTCTAATTTACATTATATGAGACGTTTTTCTGCAGAGTATGAGGGAGATCTAATTCTCCAAGGACCACTTGGAGAAATTACCTGGTACCATAATCTGGCCTTGATGGATAAAATTAAAAACACTGAAAACCGTCTTTGGTATGCCAGAAAAACCATTGAAAACGGTTGGTCTCGTAATGTTCTTGTGCATCAAATTGAGAGTAATTTGTATGGTCGTCAAGGAAAAGCGATTACAAATTTTAAAGAGACGTTACCTGCTCTAGAATCTGACCTTGCCCATGAGCTTGTTAAAAGCCCTTACAATCTTGAATTTTTAAACATTGCAGAAGAGGTACACGAAAAAGATCTTGAAAATGCCCTTATTAATAACATTCGGAATTTTTTACTAGAGCTTGGCAAAGGGTTCTCTTTCGTAGGAAATCAGTATCACATTGAGTTAGAAGGCGAAGACTACTATCTCGACCTTCTTTTCTACCACCTCAAGTTAAGATGTTACGTTATTATTGAGCTCAAAACTGGAAGGTTTTTACCTGAACATGCGGGGAAAATGAATTTCTATTTAAACTTGGTGGATCATCAATTACGCCACAAAGATGATAGCCCAAGCATTGGGATTATTTTATGCAAAGACAAAAGAAATATCACTGTAAAATATTCTTTGGATGGCCTGAAGAGACCTCTAGGAGTATCTGAATATAAACTAAATAAGGAATTAGAAAAAAAGATCAAAGAATCTCTTCCTGATGAAATGGAATTAAAAGAAGAGTTAACAGAAGAACTTGAAAAAAACGAAGAAAATATTCAGTAA
- a CDS encoding virulence protein RhuM/Fic/DOC family protein, producing MSEIIIYKSQNGSIQLDVNLDHETVWLSQKQLAELFDKDIRTISEHINNIFKEGELSKNSVVRNFRIPASDGKIYNIQHYNLDVIISVGYRVKSKQGTQFRQWATTVLKDHLIKGYSIHKHQIAKKGFEELQSTVQLLQKTLKSQELANDVGIEAIQLIMRFSKTWHLLLAYDEEKITLPKNTQPSIVELTYQESLKSINIFKRELETHKEASSLFGIEREKGLEGILGSIEQTFDGTPLYKSVQEKAAHLLYFVIKNHPFVDGNKRIGSFLFILYLSLQQISHNLNENGLLALALLIAQSEPSQKEIMIHLVINILSE from the coding sequence ATGTCTGAAATTATTATATATAAATCCCAAAATGGGAGTATCCAGCTTGACGTAAATTTAGATCATGAAACAGTTTGGTTATCTCAAAAACAACTGGCTGAGTTGTTTGATAAAGATATTCGAACAATTTCTGAACATATTAACAATATATTTAAAGAAGGAGAACTTAGTAAAAATTCAGTTGTCCGGAATTTCCGGATACCTGCCAGCGACGGAAAAATCTATAATATCCAACATTACAATCTTGATGTCATTATATCAGTAGGATACCGTGTAAAATCAAAACAAGGCACCCAATTTAGACAATGGGCTACAACTGTTCTTAAAGATCACCTTATTAAAGGTTATTCTATTCATAAACACCAAATTGCCAAAAAAGGATTTGAAGAACTTCAATCAACTGTCCAACTGCTTCAAAAAACTCTAAAGAGCCAGGAATTAGCAAATGACGTAGGAATTGAAGCTATACAACTCATTATGAGGTTTTCAAAAACATGGCACTTGTTGTTAGCCTATGATGAAGAAAAAATAACTCTTCCTAAAAATACTCAACCCTCAATTGTTGAACTCACCTATCAAGAGTCTCTCAAATCCATTAATATTTTTAAAAGGGAATTGGAGACTCACAAAGAAGCTTCTTCTTTGTTTGGAATAGAAAGAGAAAAAGGACTTGAGGGGATTTTAGGGAGCATAGAGCAGACTTTTGATGGAACCCCTCTTTATAAATCTGTGCAAGAAAAAGCAGCTCATTTGCTTTATTTTGTTATAAAAAATCACCCATTTGTGGATGGTAATAAGAGAATTGGAAGTTTTCTTTTTATTCTTTACCTGAGTTTACAACAAATCTCCCACAATCTTAATGAAAATGGATTATTAGCCTTAGCTCTATTGATTGCCCAAAGTGAACCTTCTCAAAAAGAAATCATGATTCATTTAGTTATTAACATATTGAGTGAATAA